A genomic segment from Ptychodera flava strain L36383 chromosome 8, AS_Pfla_20210202, whole genome shotgun sequence encodes:
- the LOC139138025 gene encoding 15-hydroxyprostaglandin dehydrogenase [NAD(+)]-like translates to MAVNANNMDISGKVALVTGGANGIGKAIVEILLRKEAKGVGIVDIDPINGKEVAASLQKTFGDERIVFVKCDVTTAFEDIKKKFGRLDIVCNNAGICNEYDPVRTIATNLIPVIIGTYLAVEFMGTQNGGNGGVVINAGSIAGVIAHKYVPVYTASKHGVVGFTRAAAKEPNVEKNGVRVSAVCPEWVDTAMIANFEDTCKYTTEAEQLRAAMNFIEPSYIAEVVVKLIEEARYNGCACVVSGDNTMTAVEEPDIPYGRMLKLSS, encoded by the exons ATGGCGGTGAACGCGAACAACATGGACATATCTGGTAAAGTAGCACTGGTCACAGGTGGTGCCAACGGTATTGGTAAAGCCATAGTTGAGATACTTTTACGCAAGGAAGCAAAG GGAGTTGGCATCGTGGACATCGATCCGATCAACGGAAAAGAGGTTGCAGCCTCGCTTCAGAAGACTTTTGGGGATGAGAGGATCGTTTTTGTGAAGTGTGACGTCACCA CTGCCTTCGAGGatataaaaaagaaatttgGCCGACTTGACATTGTATGCAACAATGCAGGCATCTGCAATGAATACGACCCCGTCAGGACGATCGCTACCAACCTG ATCCCGGTGATCATTGGAACCTACCTGGCAGTGGAATTCATGGGAACACAAAATGGTGGGAATGGTGGTGTCGTCATAAACGCAGGATCTATTGCAG GTGTTATTGCCCATAAGTACGTTCCCGTCTACACTGCTTCAAAACACGGAGTTGTTGGATTCACAAGGGCTGCTGCT AAAGAGCCAAATGTAGAGAAAAATGGAGTACGGGTATCGGCTGTATGTCCAGAGTGGGTTGACACTGCAATGATTGCCAATTTTGAAGATACTTGCAAATATACAACAGAAGCAGAACAGCTGAGGGCGGCCATGAACTTTATCGA ACCATCCTACATCGCCGAAGTGGTCGTGAAACTAATCGAAGAGGCAAGATATAACGGCTGCGCATGCGTGGTATCCGGGGACAATACGATGACTGCTGTAGAAGAGCCAGACATACCTTACGGCAGGATGCTGAAGTTGTCTTCTTAA